One genomic region from Streptomyces sp. NBC_01304 encodes:
- a CDS encoding substrate-binding domain-containing protein, with the protein MPEITSRRGLLFGAAAVSTGALLTACTSNDPKEENKQPSNNAPIADDKPGKPVTIGFAGPEADHGWLNAINVNARERAKKYSDVTLEITEGSNDTATQIGQIDTLINKKVDVLVILPADGKAMTQAGLKAMKAGIPVINLDRIFASPQAFRCWVGGDNYRMGLNAGMYIGEKLKDKKNAKVVELAGMDTLELTQERTKGFDDALKNFPNVEKVARQAAKFTVESGQSVMSGLLQAQKSFDALWNHDDDQGVGALTAIKQAGRDEFFMVGGAGALSAFEAIEKDNSVLKATVLYPPTMAASAIDVARALGQSKGVAGFAEREIPASITLYSAVVTKDNVGEYMATGFK; encoded by the coding sequence ATGCCAGAAATCACGAGCCGCAGAGGGCTGCTCTTCGGAGCCGCCGCCGTGTCGACCGGTGCGCTCCTCACCGCCTGCACCAGCAATGACCCCAAGGAGGAGAACAAGCAGCCCAGCAACAACGCGCCCATCGCCGACGACAAGCCGGGCAAGCCCGTCACCATCGGCTTCGCCGGGCCCGAGGCCGACCACGGCTGGCTGAACGCCATCAACGTCAACGCCCGTGAGCGTGCCAAGAAGTACAGCGACGTCACCCTGGAGATCACCGAGGGCTCCAACGACACGGCCACCCAGATCGGCCAGATCGACACCCTCATCAACAAGAAGGTCGACGTCCTGGTGATCCTGCCGGCCGACGGCAAGGCCATGACCCAGGCCGGCCTGAAGGCCATGAAGGCCGGCATCCCCGTGATCAACCTCGACCGGATCTTCGCCTCGCCCCAGGCCTTCCGCTGCTGGGTCGGCGGCGACAACTACCGCATGGGCCTCAACGCCGGGATGTACATCGGCGAGAAGCTCAAGGACAAGAAGAACGCCAAGGTCGTCGAGCTCGCCGGGATGGACACCCTGGAGCTCACCCAGGAACGCACCAAGGGCTTCGACGACGCCCTGAAGAACTTCCCCAACGTCGAGAAGGTGGCCCGGCAGGCCGCCAAGTTCACCGTCGAGTCGGGGCAGTCCGTGATGTCCGGCCTGCTGCAGGCGCAGAAGAGCTTCGACGCCCTGTGGAACCACGACGACGACCAGGGCGTGGGCGCGCTGACGGCCATCAAGCAGGCCGGGCGCGACGAGTTCTTCATGGTCGGCGGCGCGGGCGCGCTCTCCGCGTTCGAGGCCATCGAGAAGGACAACTCGGTCCTCAAGGCGACCGTCCTCTACCCGCCGACCATGGCGGCCTCGGCGATCGACGTGGCCCGCGCCCTCGGGCAGAGCAAGGGCGTCGCAGGCTTCGCCGAACGGGAGATCCCCGCGTCCATCACGCTCTACTCGGCGGTCGTGACCAAGGACAACGTCGGCGAATACATGGCCACGGGCTTCAAGTGA
- a CDS encoding ABC transporter permease, which translates to MNKAASKAEQNGPGAGPVLAVGKTDTPNGSPWRVTFARADVRTLSLVGVLVVLVLIGGITKPDAFLDTRNVQLILTQASTIGVVTVGMTFVIMSGGIDLSVGAIVALSSCWATTLATQEYGFAGILFTAVIVGLGCGLVNGVLVAYGGIVPFIATLAMLASARGLALQITDGKTQTIDNQSVLSLGERDSFILGIPPLALIFGGVAVVGWLLLNRTTFGRRTVAVGGNAEAARLAGIDVRRQRLYLYLLSGLCCGIAAFLLIVLSGSGQNTNGNLYELDAIAAAIIGGTLLSGGRGTIVGSVLGVLIFTTITNIFQLNNLETATQQIAKGAIIVAAVLVQGRASKTP; encoded by the coding sequence ATGAACAAGGCCGCATCGAAGGCGGAGCAGAACGGCCCCGGAGCGGGGCCCGTGCTCGCCGTGGGCAAGACGGACACCCCGAACGGCAGCCCTTGGCGCGTCACCTTCGCCCGCGCCGACGTCCGCACGCTCTCCCTGGTCGGCGTCCTCGTCGTGCTCGTCCTCATCGGCGGCATCACCAAGCCCGACGCATTCCTCGACACCCGCAACGTCCAGCTGATCCTCACCCAGGCCTCGACCATCGGCGTCGTCACTGTCGGCATGACCTTCGTCATCATGTCCGGCGGCATCGACTTGTCCGTCGGCGCGATCGTGGCGCTCTCCTCCTGCTGGGCGACGACCCTCGCCACCCAGGAGTACGGCTTCGCGGGCATCCTCTTCACCGCGGTGATCGTCGGCCTGGGCTGTGGCCTCGTCAACGGCGTGCTCGTCGCGTACGGCGGGATCGTGCCGTTCATCGCGACGCTCGCCATGCTCGCCTCGGCCCGGGGCCTGGCTCTGCAGATCACCGACGGCAAGACTCAGACCATTGACAACCAGTCGGTGCTCTCCCTCGGCGAACGCGACTCGTTCATCCTCGGCATCCCGCCGCTCGCCCTCATCTTCGGCGGCGTCGCCGTCGTCGGCTGGCTGCTCCTGAACCGGACGACGTTCGGGCGGCGCACCGTCGCCGTGGGCGGCAACGCGGAGGCGGCACGGCTCGCCGGCATCGACGTACGACGACAGCGTCTGTACCTGTACCTGCTGTCCGGGCTGTGCTGCGGGATCGCCGCCTTCCTGCTGATCGTGCTCTCCGGATCCGGTCAGAACACCAACGGCAATCTGTACGAGCTCGACGCCATCGCCGCCGCGATCATCGGCGGCACCCTGCTCAGCGGGGGCCGGGGCACCATCGTCGGCTCCGTGCTCGGCGTACTGATCTTCACCACGATCACCAACATCTTCCAGCTGAACAACCTGGAGACCGCCACCCAGCAGATCGCCAAGGGCGCGATCATCGTCGCCGCGGTCCTGGTCCAGGGTCGCGCCTCCAAAACTCCCTAG
- a CDS encoding sugar ABC transporter ATP-binding protein, with the protein MQGITKSFPGVRALDGVALDVRPGEVHCLLGQNGAGKSTLIKVLAGAHQPDGGQITWRGETVTLKSPIAAMRLGIATIYQELDLVEGLSVAENVYLGHEPTTAGFVVRGRDARTSTGKLLKRLGHPEIDPASLVGELSAAQQQIVSMARALSHDVRLIVMDEPSAALDPDEVDNLFRIVGDLTADGVAVVYISHRLEEIRRIGDRVTVLKDGRAVAVGLPAKSTPTREVVALMTGRNVEYAFPDRPTGVTGDVPLLKVRGLARDGEFAPLDLELRPGEIVGLAGLVGSGRSEILETVYGARKPSAGQVLIDGRVLKPGSVRAAVRAGLGLAPEERKAQALLMMESVTRNVSVSSMSRFSRWGWLDRRAELAAARKATQELSLRPDRPHAAVRTLSGGNQQKAVLARWLLRGCRVLLLDEPTRGVDVGARAELYAVIRRLADEGLAVLLVSSEVPEVLGLADRVLVLREGRVVHEAPARELDEHRVLDLVMEGSPAS; encoded by the coding sequence ATGCAGGGCATCACCAAGTCCTTCCCCGGCGTACGCGCCCTGGACGGCGTCGCCCTCGACGTCCGGCCCGGCGAAGTGCACTGCCTGCTCGGCCAGAACGGCGCGGGCAAGTCCACCCTGATCAAGGTCCTCGCGGGCGCCCACCAGCCCGACGGCGGGCAGATCACCTGGCGCGGTGAGACCGTCACGCTCAAGTCGCCGATCGCGGCGATGCGGCTCGGGATCGCCACCATCTACCAGGAGCTCGACCTCGTCGAAGGTCTGTCCGTGGCCGAGAACGTCTACCTCGGGCACGAGCCGACCACCGCCGGGTTCGTCGTACGCGGACGGGACGCGCGCACCTCAACGGGCAAGCTGCTCAAGCGACTTGGCCACCCCGAGATCGATCCGGCCAGCCTCGTCGGCGAGCTCTCCGCCGCCCAGCAGCAGATCGTGTCGATGGCCCGGGCCCTCTCCCACGACGTCCGCCTCATTGTGATGGACGAGCCGTCCGCCGCCCTCGACCCGGACGAGGTCGACAACCTCTTCCGCATCGTCGGCGACCTCACCGCGGACGGTGTCGCCGTCGTCTACATCTCGCACCGCCTGGAGGAGATCCGCCGCATCGGCGACCGTGTCACCGTCCTCAAGGACGGCCGCGCCGTGGCCGTCGGACTCCCCGCGAAGTCCACCCCGACGCGCGAGGTCGTCGCCCTGATGACCGGCCGCAACGTCGAGTACGCCTTCCCCGACCGGCCCACCGGAGTCACCGGGGACGTCCCGCTGCTCAAGGTCCGAGGTCTCGCCCGCGACGGCGAGTTCGCGCCGCTCGACCTGGAGCTGCGGCCCGGCGAGATCGTCGGGCTCGCCGGACTCGTCGGCTCCGGGCGCTCCGAGATCCTGGAGACGGTGTACGGGGCGCGCAAGCCCAGCGCCGGTCAAGTCCTCATCGACGGACGGGTGTTGAAGCCGGGCAGCGTACGCGCCGCCGTCCGCGCCGGGCTCGGGCTCGCCCCCGAGGAGCGCAAGGCGCAGGCCCTGCTGATGATGGAGTCGGTCACCCGCAACGTGTCTGTGTCGTCCATGTCCCGCTTCTCGCGCTGGGGCTGGCTCGACCGGCGGGCGGAGCTCGCGGCGGCCCGCAAGGCCACCCAGGAGCTTTCGCTGCGGCCCGACCGTCCGCACGCCGCCGTCCGCACCCTGTCCGGCGGCAACCAGCAGAAGGCGGTCCTCGCCCGCTGGCTCCTTCGCGGCTGCCGGGTGCTGCTGCTCGACGAACCCACCCGCGGTGTCGACGTCGGCGCCCGCGCCGAGCTCTACGCAGTCATCCGCCGCCTCGCCGACGAAGGCCTCGCCGTGCTCCTCGTCTCCAGCGAGGTCCCCGAAGTCCTCGGCCTCGCCGACCGCGTACTCGTCCTGCGCGAGGGCCGAGTCGTCCACGAGGCACCCGCCCGGGAGCTCGACGAACACCGCGTACTCGACCTCGTCATGGAAGGGAGCCCCGCGTCATGA
- a CDS encoding ROK family transcriptional regulator, which yields MTARPANAHQARLLRLLRDGGPNSRAQLGDQVDLSRSKLAVEVDRLLETGLVVADGLAASRGGRRSHNIRLAPALRFLGVDIGATSIDVAVTNAELEVLGHLNQPMDVREGPVAVFEQVLAMAAKLKATGVAEGFDGAGIGVPGPVRYPEGVPVAPPIMPGWDGFPVREALSQDLGCPVMVDNDVNLMAMGEQHAGVARSVGDFLCVKIGTGIGCGIVVGGEVYRGTTGSAGDIGHIQVEPDGRACACGNRGCLEAHFSGAALSRDAEEAARSGLSPELADRLEATGKLTAADVAAAAAAGDATALDLIREGGNRTGQVIAGLVSFFNPGLVVIGGGVTGLGHTLLAAIRTQVYRQSLPLATGNLPIVLGELGPTAGVIGAARLISDHLFSPA from the coding sequence GGCCCAGCTCGGGGATCAGGTCGACCTCTCGCGTTCCAAGCTCGCCGTGGAAGTGGACCGGCTCCTGGAGACCGGTCTCGTGGTGGCCGACGGCCTCGCCGCCTCGCGCGGTGGCCGTCGGTCGCACAACATCCGGCTCGCCCCCGCGCTGCGCTTCCTCGGCGTCGACATCGGTGCCACGTCGATCGATGTGGCCGTCACCAACGCCGAGTTGGAGGTCCTCGGGCATCTCAACCAGCCCATGGACGTACGGGAAGGACCGGTCGCCGTCTTCGAGCAGGTGCTCGCGATGGCGGCCAAGCTTAAGGCCACCGGGGTCGCGGAGGGGTTCGACGGAGCGGGGATCGGCGTGCCCGGCCCCGTCCGCTACCCCGAAGGCGTCCCGGTCGCCCCGCCGATCATGCCCGGCTGGGACGGGTTCCCGGTCCGGGAGGCGCTCAGCCAGGACCTGGGCTGCCCGGTCATGGTCGACAACGACGTGAACCTGATGGCGATGGGGGAGCAGCACGCGGGCGTCGCACGCTCCGTGGGCGACTTCCTCTGCGTCAAGATCGGCACGGGCATCGGCTGCGGCATCGTCGTCGGCGGTGAGGTCTACCGCGGTACGACGGGCAGCGCCGGCGACATCGGGCACATCCAGGTCGAGCCCGACGGGCGCGCCTGCGCCTGTGGCAACAGGGGCTGCCTGGAAGCCCACTTCAGCGGCGCGGCCCTGTCCCGCGACGCCGAGGAGGCCGCCCGCTCCGGACTGTCCCCGGAACTCGCGGACCGCCTGGAGGCCACCGGCAAGCTCACCGCCGCCGATGTCGCCGCGGCGGCCGCGGCGGGGGACGCCACCGCGCTCGACCTGATCCGCGAGGGCGGCAACCGCACCGGCCAGGTGATCGCCGGCCTGGTCAGCTTCTTCAATCCGGGCCTGGTGGTGATCGGCGGCGGGGTGACCGGGCTCGGCCACACCCTGCTCGCCGCGATCCGCACCCAGGTCTACCGCCAGTCGCTCCCGCTCGCGACCGGCAATCTCCCCATCGTCCTGGGCGAGTTGGGGCCGACCGCAGGAGTGATCGGGGCGGCCCGGCTCATCAGCGACCATCTGTTCTCGCCTGCCTGA